Proteins encoded within one genomic window of Saccharomyces mikatae IFO 1815 strain IFO1815 genome assembly, chromosome: 15:
- the CYC2 gene encoding oxidoreductase (similar to Saccharomyces cerevisiae CYC2 (YOR037W); ancestral locus Anc_5.632), with translation MLWTKNASSGSRIARMLHKSSKKSRYSKMFLATSGLLTVGLIGSYFSYESVRDRDNTHELSPSHFVKYRISHKQDIDPSHFLLEVTPLVKQKVNIWSQMTAENLWSIEVKQPEVMVVRSYTPLPLSFNPASKEMEVLKDGCNADGKLSFYIKKYENGEVARWLHHLPEDHVIEIRGPFVDYEFPHLPNELKRSRNCLDMNNCDKKSYIKGENSQFFYQPYDIMMFTAGTGVVTALQLLLTESPFRGNIKLFHTSDNIRQLGPLYPILLRLQASKRVQLNIFETDRQTKQEIVEIIGKSITRPYLYKGLLPFSNNNKNKFQPILALVCGPESYISSISGRKYDLSQGPVKGLLSSKGWNSENVYKLS, from the coding sequence ATGCTGTGGACAAAAAATGCTTCATCTGGTTCCCGAATAGCACGTATGCTTCACAAGTCATCTAAAAAGAGTAGATATTCTAAGATGTTCTTAGCCACAAGTGGTTTACTTACAGTTGGATTAATAGGTAGCTACTTTAGTTATGAATCTGTACGTGATAGGGACAACACTCATGAGTTATCTCCATCTCACTTCGTCAAATATAGAATTTCACACAAGCAAGACATTGATCCATCGCATTTTTTGCTGGAAGTAACTCCGTTAGTCAAACAGAAAGTTAACATATGGTCGCAGATGACTGCTGAAAATCTTTGGTCTATTGAAGTCAAGCAACCGGAAGTCATGGTGGTCCGCAGTTATACACCTTTACCGCTTAGTTTTAATCCAGCTTCAAAAGAGATGGAGGTCTTGAAAGATGGCTGTAATGCAGACGGAAAATTATCATTCTATATCAAAAAGTATGAAAATGGAGAGGTCGCAAGATGGCTACACCACCTTCCAGAGGACCATGTCATTGAAATAAGAGGACCATTTGTTGATTATGAGTTTCCACATTTGCCGAATGAATTAAAGAGATCCCGCAATTGTTTGGACATGAATAATTGTGATAAGAAGAGTTATATTAAAGGAGAAAATtcacaatttttttatcagcCTTACGACATAATGATGTTCACTGCTGGTACTGGGGTAGTCACAGCCTTGCAATTACTTTTAACGGAATCACCATTCAGGGGTAATATAAAGTTATTTCACACAAGTGATAACATTAGACAATTAGGACCTTTGTACCCTATTCTTTTGAGACTACAAGCTTCCAAGAGAGTCCagttgaatatttttgaaacagaTAGGCAAACAAAGCAAGAGATAGTAGAAATTATTGGGAAATCAATTACGAGACCCTATTTATACAAAGGCTTGCTTCCCTTTTCTAACAACAATAAGAATAAATTTCAGCCCATATTGGCACTAGTATGCGGTCCCGAAAGTTATATTAGTAGTATATCTGGAAGAAAGTATGATCTTAGCCAGGGACCAGTAAAAGGTTTGCTATCTAGCAAAGGCTGGAACTCCGAAAATGTTTATAAACTCTCGTAG
- the SHE4 gene encoding She4p (similar to Saccharomyces cerevisiae SHE4 (YOR035C); ancestral locus Anc_5.627) has product MPLNERLDDSIETSVIDNLCAAFDNTLISTPDVQKYNDAVSAIFQLKQYSASRKIPTDVSNIKGFIDDHKVEEILTRSYQDHSESRAHLSKLIQKDITFALNLFEMLSRSSVHIFVGCFTDKKTTISLLNELQMRIHYGEDVHVTYLLSVILQLLNKFSYNFKEVRFLVKELILRINEDEVKSMMLIIFANLQSNFAKDFDKAIIDFMSSLIVEAEIEVGNDPLSTIVKTLSELYPSLTALCSEVFLTNGLSKLFKKRVFEEQDLQFTKELLQLLSSACIDETMRVYITENYIQLLETSLNVKEVQVYSALVLVKTWSFTKLTNINLTQLSEIFISAISGCVMPKIKDLNEGSFKSEEVTKVDMSVEALAYLSLKPSVKNMVRNNGSFIKILLDLITNQRTTHFLYGLLVIMANLTALPEETNSGSQPINDLKNYADLKGPAAEKIGAEKESKVDITLFDEKYVLNTELISFLKSEMHSLSPNCKQQVVRVIYNLTRSKNFIPQCISQGGTTIILEYLVNKQDVGEPIRILGCRALTRMLIFTNPALIFRKYSALNAIPFLFELLPRSTPVDENPLHNDEQIKLTDNYEALLALTNLASSETSDGEEVCKRIVSTDDYWSTIENLMLDENVPLQRSTLELISNMMSHPLTIAAKFFNLENPQSLKNFNILVKLLQLSDIESQRAVAAIFANIATTIPLIAKELLTKKELIENAIQVFADQIDDIELRQRLLMLFYGLFEMIPDNSPNEVYPLLQENQQLKKALNMSLERGDLGPEFSAAIPVILAKIKV; this is encoded by the coding sequence ATGCCGCTGAATGAGAGATTGGATGATTCAATCGAAACCTCTGTAATTGATAATCTTTGTGCCGCGTTTGATAATACCCTGATATCTACCCCTgatgttcaaaaatataatgatGCTGTAAGCGCCATTTTCCAACTAAAGCAATACTCTGCATCTAGGAAGATACCTACTGATGTATCAAATATCAAAGGGTTTATAGATGACCataaagttgaagaaatattgaCAAGGTCTTACCAAGATCACTCTGAATCCCGTGCGCATTTATCAAAACTTATCCAGAAAGACATCACCTTCGCACTAAATTTATTTGAAATGTTATCCAGATCATCAGttcatatttttgttgGTTGCTTCACGGACAAGAAGACGACAATTTCACTATTGAATGAGCTGCAAATGAGGATACATTATGGCGAGGACGTCCACGTAACTTATTTGCTTAGTGTAATTCTACAACTATTGAATAAGTTCAGTTATAATTTTAAAGAAGTACGATTTTTAGTGAAAGAACTTATTTTACGCATAAATGAGGATGAGGTGAAGTCGATGATGCTTATAATTTTTGCTAATTTACAATCAAATTTTGCAAAGGACTTTGATAAGGCAATTATCGATTTCATGAGCAGCCTGATTGTGGAAGCGGAGATAGAGGTAGGAAATGATCCATTGTCTACAATAGTCAAAACTCTCTCAGAATTGTATCCTTCATTGACGGCACTTTGTTCTGAAGTATTCTTGACCAATGGGTTAAGCAAgcttttcaagaaaagagtgTTCGAAGAGCAGGATTTGCAATTCACAAAGGAACTACTGCAACTCTTATCGTCTGCATGTATCGACGAAACAATGAGAGTTTATATTACTGAAAATTACATTCAACTCTTAGAGACGTCATTGAACGTGAAAGAAGTGCAAGTATATTCTGCATTAGTATTAGTCAAGACATGGTCCTTCACAAAATTAACAAATATAAACTTAACACAATTATCTGAGATATTTATAAGTGCCATTTCAGGATGTGTCATGCCAAAAATCAAGGATTTGAATGAAGGATCCTTTAAATCGGAAGAAGTCACTAAAGTCGATATGTCCGTGGAGGCGCTAGCGTACTTGAGCCTGAAACCCTCAGTGAAGAATATGGTTAGAAATAACGGCAGCTTtattaaaatattattagaCCTGATAACAAACCAGAGGACCACGCATTTTTTGTATGGCCTTTTGGTTATTATGGCCAACTTAACCGCCTTACCAGAGGAAACCAACAGCGGATCTCAACCAATCAATGatttaaaaaattatgCGGACTTAAAAGGACCAGCTGCAGAGAAGATTGGCGCAGAGAAAGAATCAAAAGTAGATATCACATTGTTTGACGAGAAGTATGTGTTAAACACCGAATTaatatcttttttgaagagtGAAATGCACAGCTTGAGCCCCAATTGCAAACAACAAGTGGTAAGAGTTATCTATAACTTGACTCgctcaaaaaatttcattccTCAATGCATTTCACAAGGTGGCACAACTATCATCTTGGAATATTTGGTCAATAAGCAAGACGTAGGAGAGCCTATACGTATTCTAGGCTGTCGCGCTCTAACAAGAATGCTAATATTCACCAATCCAGCTTTAATATTTAGAAAATACTCTGCATTAAACGCCATACCGTTCTTGTTCGAATTGCTACCGAGGTCTACACCAGTGGATGAAAATCCATTACATAACGACGAGCAAATCAAGTTGACAGATAATTATGAAGCTTTATTAGCTTTGACTAACTTAGCCTCATCAGAAACATCCGATGGTGAAGAAGTTTGTAAGCGCATCGTGTCTACAGATGACTATTGGTCTACAATTGAGAATCTGATGCTGGATGAAAACGTCCCACTGCAAAGATCAACACTAGAATTAATAAGTAATATGATGAGTCATCCATTGACAATTGCTGCgaagtttttcaatctGGAAAATCCGcaaagtttgaaaaatttcaatatattAGTGAAATTACTTCAATTATCCGACATTGAATCTCAACGAGCCGTTGCCGCTATTTTTGCTAATATTGCCACTACGATCCCATTGATAGCTAAAGAACTCTTgaccaaaaaagaactcATTGAAAATGCTATTCAAGTATTTGCAGATcaaattgatgatattgaactAAGACAAAGATTACTTATGCTCTTTTACGGATTATTTGAAATGATACCAGACAACAGCCCTAACGAAGTATATCCGTTGTTGCAAGAGAATCAGCAATTAAAGAAGGCTCTGAATATGTCTTTGGAGAGGGGAGACTTAGGACCAGAGTTTTCTGCTGCGATCCCTGTCATTTTGGCTAAGATCAAAGTCTAA
- the PEP12 gene encoding SNAP receptor PEP12 (similar to Saccharomyces cerevisiae PEP12 (YOR036W); ancestral locus Anc_5.630), translated as MSEDEFFGGDNEGVWNGSRFSDSPEFQTLKEDVAAELFEINGQISTLQQFTTTLKSFIERGDVSAKVVERINKRSVTKIEEIGELIKKVNTSVKNMNAIEDASLDKTQIIAREKLVRDVSYSLQEFQSIQRQFAGVMKQVNEKARESLEATEMANNVALMDEEQGEGSLISTRIPSSQIVVERDPINNEEFAYQQNLIEQRDQEISNIERGITELNEVFKDLGSVVQQQGILVDNIEANIYTTSDNTQMASDELRKAMRHQKRTSRWRMYLLIVLLVMLFFIFLIMKI; from the coding sequence ATGtcagaagatgaattttttggtGGTGATAATGAAGGGGTCTGGAATGGCTCCAGATTCAGCGATTCGCCTGAGTTTCAAACGTTGAAAGAAGACGTTGCAGCAGAATTATTTGAGATAAATGGACAAATAAGCACGCTGCAGCAATTCACCACAACATTGAAGTCATTTATAGAGAGGGGAGACGTTAGTGCGAAAGTTGTAGAGAGAATTAATAAGAGATCCGtaacaaaaattgaagaaataggTGAGCTTATCAAAAAGGTCAATACTTCAGTGAAAAACATGAATGCTATTGAGGATGCGAGCCTGGATAAAACCCAAATAATAGCTAGAGAAAAACTTGTGAGAGATGTCAGTTATTCTTTACAAGAGTTTCAAAGTATCCAGCGGCAATTCGCCGGAGTGATGAAACAAGTTAATGAAAAGGCAAGAGAATCTCTTGAAGCTACTGAAATGGCAAACAATGTTGCTCTAATGGATGAAGAACAAGGAGAGGGTAGTCTAATAAGTACTCGAATACCAAGCAGCCAAATAGTTGTCGAGAGGGATCCAATAAATAACGAAGAATTTGCTTATCAGCAAAATCTTATCGAGCAGAGAGACCAGGAAATAAGTAATATTGAAAGAGGTATAACGGAGTTGAACgaagttttcaaagatcTGGGAAGCGTTGTTCAACAGCAAGGCATTTTAGTCGACAACATTGAAGCTAATATTTATACAACATCAGATAACACTCAAATGGCTTCGGATGAGCTAAGAAAGGCAATGCGTCATCAAAAACGCACGAGCAGATGGAGAATGTACCTGTTGATTGTACTGCTCGtaatgcttttttttatatttctcatcatgAAAATTTAA
- the EXO1 gene encoding Rad2 family nuclease EXO1 (similar to Saccharomyces cerevisiae DIN7 (YDR263C) and EXO1 (YOR033C); ancestral locus Anc_5.625), with product MGIQGLLPQLKSIQNPVSLRRYEGEVLAIDGYAWLHRAACSCAYELAMGKPTDKYLQFFIKRFSLMKTFKVEPYLVFDGDAIPVKKSTEFKRRDKRQENKAIAERLWACGEKKNAMDYFQKCVDITPEMAKCIICYCKLNGIRYIVAPFEADSQMVYLEQKNIVQGIISEDSDLLVFGCRRLVTKLNDYGECLEICRDNFIKLPKKFPLGLLTNDEIITMVCLSGCDYTNGIPKVGLITAMKLVRRFNTIERIILSIQREGKLTIPEAYIGEYEAAVLAFQFQRVFCPIRKKIVSLNEVPLHLRDTEDKRKKLCECIGHVVHRDTQMKQIVHFDNDIDHDLHFKIAQGDLNPYDFHQPLANREHKLQLVSKSNLEFGKTNINTSEVKSKPIESFFHKMTRVDCTPKVVNNVHSLKQVEDKLTMTIKRRKLGNVNAVHETLQDTRSKFFNRPSVVTIKDFEKEGESHDFKEGANSQSLVEAIPESQLSTQVPSSFVTTNLEADDNLSENVSEVVSELEEDPRILQGHEKEVISSGGIYSTDNDDDNYDSSDTTEDYSEIVEQKIPTSSTSSIHGSSQRNISGCTTVLQKFRYSSSFSGAIANRQPLYPRHVNQKNKGMVYVNQNRDGSHESNKDKNQTIQRPSLRKSLIGARSQRIVISTKSVDEKKSYNSSPILHEESNKREIEASKSSQTRPAVRSISLLSQFVYKGK from the coding sequence ATGGGTATCCAGGGTCTTCTTCCTCAGTTAAAGTCCATTCAAAATCCAGTGTCACTACGTAGATATGAAGGAGAGGTATTAGCCATTGATGGATATGCGTGGCTACATAGAGCTGCCTGCTCCTGCGCTTATGAACTTGCAATGGGAAAACCGACTGATAAATACTTacaattttttataaaacGATTTAGTCTAATGAAAACTTTTAAAGTTGAACCGTACTTGGTGTTTGATGGAGATGCCATTCCAGTCAAAAAGTCGACAGAATTTAAAAGAAGGGATAAGAgacaagaaaacaaagccATTGCTGAAAGACTATGGGCCTGcggagaaaaaaaaaatgcaatgGACTATTTCCAAAAATGTGTTGACATAACGCCTGAAATGGCAAAATGCATTATATGCTACTGTAAGCTTAACGGTATTCGCTACATTGTAGCCCCATTCGAGGCAGACTCTCAAATGGTATACTTAGAACAGAAGAACATTGTGCAGGGAATAATTTCTGAGGACTCTGACCTTCTCGTCTTTGGATGCCGACGTCTTGTTACCAAGTTGAATGATTATGGAGAATGTTTGGAAATATGCCGCGATAACTTTATTAAACTCCCAAAGAAGTTTCCATTGGGATTGTTAActaatgatgaaattatAACCATGGTTTGTTTATCTGGTTGTGATTATACCAATGGAATTCCCAAGGTTGGCTTAATCACTGCAATGAAATTGGTTAGACGATTTAACACaatagaaagaataattcTTAGTATACAGAGAGAGGGGAAGCTGACAATTCCGGAAGCATACATCGGTGAGTACGAAGCTGCTGTCTTGgcatttcaatttcaaaggGTATTTTGTCCTATCCGGAAGAAGATAGTGAGCTTGAATGAAGTTCCACTGCACTTGAGAGATACTGAAGATAAACGAAAGAAGCTCTGTGAGTGCATTGGTCATGTCGTTCACAGAGATACTCAGATGAAACAAATAGTACATTTTGATAACGATATAGATCACGATTTGCATTTTAAAATTGCTCAAGGAGATTTGAATCCATATGATTTCCACCAGCCGCTAGCTAATAGAGAGCACAAATTACAATTAGTATCCAAGTCGAATTTGGAATTCGGTAAAACCAATATCAATACCTCTGAAGTCAAAAGTAAACCAATAGAATCATTTTTCCACAAAATGACAAGAGTAGATTGTACTCCTAAAGTTGTAAATAACGTCCATAGTTTAAAACAAGTGGAAGATAAACTGACAATGACAATTAAACGCAGAAAATTAGGTAATGTCAATGCAGTTCACGAAACTTTACAAGATACAAGGAGCAAGTTTTTTAATAGGCCTTCTGTGGTTACtatcaaagattttgaaaaagaaggtgAATCACATGATTTTAAAGAGGGAGCAAACTCTCAGTCTTTAGTGGAAGCCATTCCTGAGTCCCAGTTATCTACACAAGTACCTAGTTCCTTTGTTACAACAAATCTAGAAGCTGATGATAACCTAAGTGAAAACGTTTCTGAAGTTGTTAGtgaattggaagaagatcCGAGAATTCTTCAAGGTCATGAAAAAGAGGTCATCAGCAGTGGGGGGATCTATAGCACTGACAATGACGATGATAATTACGATAGTAGTGATACTACTGAGGATTATAGTGAAATTGTTGAACAAAAGATTCCTACAAGCAGTACTAGTTCAATTCATGGCTCGTCCCAGAGGAATATATCGGGATGCACAACGGTCTTACAAAAATTTAgatattcttcatcattcaGTGGAGCAATTGCTAACAGACAACCGCTTTATCCTCGACATGTTaatcagaaaaataaaggaatGGTATATGTCAATCAAAACAGAGATGGTAGTCATGAGAGTAACAAAGATAAAAACCAAACCATTCAAAGGCCATCATTACGGAAAAGTCTCATCGGTGCTAGGTCCCAAAGAATTGTCATTAGCACAAAAAGTGTCGATGAAAAGAAGTCATACAATTCATCACCCATTTTGCATGAGGAAAGTaacaaaagagaaattgaagCTAGCAAGTCAAGCCAAACTCGGCCGGCAGTTAGGTCCATCTCTTTACTTTCCCAATTTGTTTACAAAGGTAAATAA
- the AKR2 gene encoding putative palmitoyltransferase AKR2 (similar to Saccharomyces cerevisiae AKR1 (YDR264C) and AKR2 (YOR034C); ancestral locus Anc_5.626), whose product MPASHNGSMGNPVDETGAVFDAAQDNAGALGSSEMQPLNSESDIEFVIDIFIQAVKDGNLKVVKEMVESGAIDINNDCIDEIPGLHWACIKNRFSVAEFLVLRGANPNQTAGSESATALHWAARYGHVYIVDLLLKHGADPTLIDKQGLNIIHFSVYSSNILLVVYVLYFVVNNNNNIDIDSKDKNNRTPLLWAAYQGDFLTVELLLKFGATVALTDNRGFNALHCAIIGGDQRVICDLILDGANFYERNNQKQDCFDLAEGMGMKSLFEQALQHHGYDRLGNPKDKLIKKSSHAQFITFFSPFLLMVYTYLISLVLSPVLAILLSLLVTVVTVNSLKKFVLPSLPRRKTYKVSLTRTTFFSGLFLSTFCFLIFVWTKKLYPYSVYDYIMKNVQFLVTSLLTFILFLKLVRSDPGCLKTDDSLISIQETIKQLIQLGKFDRENFCVETLERKPLRSKFSPFSGALVARYDHFCPWVYNDIGLKNHKLFLFFALTVQYHMFLFMWLCLAYFKRTNHIYEQVDGYARCALFKNETLCKGSNYDPSTFFLFIWVSVNFLWLGAMLIVQCFQILKGITVPELFILIKEERRAKSFSLIPFEKPIYSMASSEDNDMRSEGAIGTTVTHTISIDGLEPRNRRHAILDACFSMFGINQCLVTIKEMVGISHLLHGEVQQQHQKSMLRRFLVTNHWRTNLTDFWLNSDVTAPLWQRFFYSSDTSKAMLGGIEVDYYELYEYPAREGEVLCSN is encoded by the coding sequence ATGCCAGCTAGTCATAATGGGAGCATGGGAAACCCCGTTGATGAGACAGGTGCTGTCTTCGATGCCGCTCAAGATAATGCAGGCGCTTTGGGTAGTAGCGAAATGCAACCTCTAAATAGTGAATCTGACATTGAATTTGTGATTgacatttttattcaagCTGTGAAAGATGGGAATCTAAAAGTGGTGAAGGAGATGGTCGAAAGTGGGGCCATTGATATTAACAACGACTGTATTGATGAAATTCCAGGCTTGCATTGGGCCTGCATTAAAAATAGATTTTCTGTAGCAGAATTCCTAGTACTTCGGGGAGCAAACCCTAACCAAACAGCAGGCTCTGAGAGTGCTACCGCCTTGCACTGGGCTGCAAGATATGGTCATGTATACATTGTTGACTTACTACTCAAGCATGGGGCTGATCCAACACTCATAGATAAACAAGGCcttaatattattcatTTTAGTGTTTACAGTTCTAATATTTTGCTTGTTGTCTACGTTCTCTACTTTGTCGtaaacaacaataacaatatcgACATCGattcaaaagataaaaataacagAACACCCCTGCTGTGGGCTGCCTACCAAGGTGATTTTCTAACTGTAGAACTTCTGTTAAAATTCGGCGCCACAGTTGCATTAACAGATAATAGGGGATTCAATGCGCTTCATTGTGCTATAATTGGTGGCGATCAAAGGGTCATATGTGACCTAATACTTGACGGCGCAAATTTTTACgaaagaaataatcaaaAGCAAGACTGCTTTGATCTTGCTGAAGGAATGGGAATGAAATCACTGTTCGAGCAAGCCTTGCAACATCATGGATATGACAGACTCGGAAACCCAAAAGATAAATTAATTAAGAAGAGCTCGCATGCACAGTtcattacttttttctcaCCTTTTTTACTTATGGTTTACACTTACTTGATTTCGCTGGTTCTTTCTCCAGTACTAGCCATTCTGCTTTCTCTCCTGGTCACCGTTGTCACCGTAAATTCCTTAAAAAAGTTTGTGTTACCATCTCTTCCAAGAAGAAAGACCTACAAAGTTTCTTTAACTAGAACTACCTTTTTCAGTGGCCTGTTTCTGTCCACTTTCtgttttttgatatttgttTGGACGAAAAAGTTGTATCCATATAGTGTATATGACTATATCATGAAAAACGTCCAGTTTTTGGTTACTTCACTCTTGACATTTATACTTTTTCTGAAATTGGTACGATCAGATCCTGGTTGTTTGAAAACGGACGACAGTTTGATTTCGATACaagaaacaataaaacAATTAATTCAATTAGGAAAGTTTGACAGGGAAAACTTTTGCGTTGAGACCTTAGAAAGAAAGCCATTGAGAAGCAAATTTTCTCCTTTTAGTGGTGCCCTAGTAGCAAGATATGACCATTTTTGTCCATGGGTTTATAACGATATtggtttgaaaaatcataagctttttctttttttcgctTTAACAGTCCAGTATCACATGTTTTTATTCATGTGGTTGTGTTTGGCTTATTTTAAGAGAACAAACCATATTTATGAACAGGTTGATGGGTATGCAAGATGCGCCCTCTTTAAGAACGAGACTTTGTGTAAGGGTTCTAATTACGATCCGTcaaccttttttttgttcatttgGGTTAGTGTAAACTTCTTGTGGCTGGGAGCCATGTTGATTGTTCAGTGTTTCCAAATATTAAAAGGAATCACAGTTCCTGAATTGTTTATCCTAATCAAAGAGGAACGTAGGGCTAAATCTTTTAGTCTGATaccatttgaaaaaccTATATATTCCATGGCAAGTAGtgaagataatgatatGAGGTCTGAAGGTGCAATTGGGACAACCGTTACTCACACAATTTCCATTGATGGTCTGGAACCAAGGAATAGACGTCATGCTATTCTTGACGCATGCTTTTCAATGTTCGGTATTAATCAATGTCTCGTTACCATTAAGGAAATGGTAGGTATATCCCACCTTTTACACGGGGAGGTTCAACAGCAACATCAGAAATCAATGCTTCGAAGATTTTTAGTGACAAATCACTGGAGAACAAATTTGACCGATTTTTGGCTTAATAGTGATGTGACGGCGCCCTTATGGCAACGGTTTTTTTACTCCTCTGATACTTCGAAGGCTATGCTAGGTGGAATTGAGGTTGACTACTACGAGTTATACGAATATCCTGCCCGAGAAGGAGAAGTACTATGTTCAAACTAA